From Fundulus heteroclitus isolate FHET01 chromosome 14, MU-UCD_Fhet_4.1, whole genome shotgun sequence, the proteins below share one genomic window:
- the LOC118565658 gene encoding GRIP1-associated protein 1-like, translating into MAHQRPSSHFGEMEYQQQGWGGGHHQRGWIDNRQPANVFQGDIQRLGSLLEMERARWFEENQKVAALEKELEDAKHEVKRQKNLKEMYINKGKETKRELMRLQKFSDPESLSPAIIASKVHSAMKYKKKKLLQQDFEHLKVAHVVNEELFVAQIEAEKERNNTLQQELDKVKLSYEQLRSEREADNAGATLQVDMQKVYEDKIKQDQTLIENLRAEKDDLFQTMSYEIAVLQEKKKCLKSEMEQLKVSYQELNLKYETEVSALRQQAEAHQQEMNREKEANSERAKNDLQLINDLKAEKDNLHQKMTQEFGFLQQQSAENTKHLQRELEQVKVSYQELKNRYELDVSAHRQQAEVFEQQLDEQIKDHSQKMKDNLKFINQLKAEKDALHQQLTVLQQRFSGCEVNYKTELENLKAELQDRDDLGPPKRKRARRQEPSMDLDRLLEETLSVPVEYPEASPMELDNFVEEMLKDLSILDPEAREVPELPGETLPENQQSQDPEPMQVEGSQPDPSVWKKIRHTLGLKKPKKWKKSKNTSQNEQLEK; encoded by the coding sequence ATGGCTCATCAAAGACCAAGTTCCCACTTTGGTGAAATGGAATACCAGCAGCAGGGCTGGGGAGGTGGACATCATCAGCGAGGCTGGATTGACAACAGGCAGCCTGCCAATGTGTTCCAGGGGGACATCCAGAGGCTCGGCTCTCTTTTGGAAATGGAGAGAGCCAGATGGTTTGAGGAGAACCAGAAGGTGGCCGCCCTGGAGAAAGAACTAGAAGATGCTAAACATGAGGtaaaaaggcagaagaacctCAAAGAGATGTACATTAACAAGGGCAAGGAGACAAAAAGAGAACTTATGAGATTACAGAAGTTTTCCGATCCAGAAAGTCTCAGCCCGGCGATTATTGCTTCCAAGGTGCACAGCGCCATGaaatacaagaagaaaaagctgttgcagcaAGACTTTGAGCATCTAAAGGTAGCTCATGTCGTCAACGAGGAGTTATTTGTAGCACAAATCGAGGcggaaaaagagagaaataacaCCCTCCAACAAGAACTGGATAAAGTCAAGCTTTCCTACGAGCAGCTTCGCTCTGAACGTGAAGCTGACAATGCTGGGGCGACGCTGCAGGTCGACATGCAGAAGGTTTATGAAGACAAGATCAAGCAGGACCAAACGCTCATCGAGAACCTGAGAGCTGAGAAGGATGATCTCTTCCAGACAATGTCATATGAGATCGCCGTCCTGCAAGAAAAGAAGAAGTGTCTGAAGAGTGAGATGGAGCAGTTAAAGGTTTCGTACCAAGAACTAAACTTGAAGTATGAAACAGAAGTTTCTGCACTGAGACAGCAGGCAGAAGCCCACCAGCAGGAGATGAATCGTGAGAAAGAAGCAAATTCAGAGAGAGCAAAGAATGACCTCCAGCTTATCAACGACCTTAAAGCTGAGAAGGACAATCTCCATCAGAAAATGACACAAGAGTTCGGATTCCTGCAACAGCAATCGGCGGAGAACACGAAACATCTCCAAAGAGAACTGGAGCAGGTTAAGGTTTCATACCAGGAGCTGAAAAATAGGTATGAACTGGACGTTTCTGCGCACAGACAGCAAGCAGAAGTGTTTGAACAGCAGTTAGACGAACAGATAAAAGATCATTCGCAGAAAATGAAGGACAACCTTAAATTTATCAACCAACTTAAAGCTGAGAAGGACGCTCTCCACCAGCAACTTACCGTCCTCCAACAACGATTCTCTGGCTGTGAGGTTAATTATAAAACAGAGCTAGAGAATCTGAAAGCTGAGCTCCAAGACAGAGATGACCTGGGTcctccaaaaagaaaaagggccAGGCGTCAAGAACCATCTATGGATCTCGACCGTCTCTTAGAGGAAACCCTGTCAGTGCCTGTTGAATATCCTGAGGCGTCCCCCATGGAGCTAGATAACTTCGTAGAGGAGATGCTAAAAGACTTAAGCATTCTTGATCCTGAAGCCAGGGAAGTGCCTGAGCTTCCTGGGGAGACCCTGCCAGAGAACCAGCAAAGCCAAGATCCTGAACCCATGCAGGTGGAAGGCTCACAACCCGACCCTTCAGTTTGGAAAAAGATACGGCACACTCTGGGTTTAAAGAAGCcaaagaaatggaagaaaagcAAGAACACTTCCCAAAATGAGCAGCTAGAGAAGTAG